The proteins below come from a single Caulobacter flavus genomic window:
- a CDS encoding SUMF1/EgtB/PvdO family nonheme iron enzyme, translating into MRRGLPGAAAVVALVAGLASSGFTTADPAGVEVAAIRAAPPGACAGKARKAQEGRAFVPAGQVSLGEDGPGRPGRAVAVEGFWLDRHEVTNRQFAAFVDATGYVTQAERDGASAVFVQPEHLASGLDDAAQWWKLTPRANWRRPHGGGADDLAHADEPVVHVAYADAVAYARWAGGRLPTEAQWERAARGDQAGPRAPQAWAYDDDGKPTANTWQGDFPLAQSNEDHFTGVAPVGCFSPNAFGLSDMIGNVWEWTASPAGTSGVERLIKGGSFLCAFNYCANFRPAAWQAQEEGIGTSHVGFRVAYETPSL; encoded by the coding sequence ATGCGACGCGGCCTTCCCGGAGCGGCGGCGGTGGTCGCCCTGGTCGCCGGCCTGGCGAGCAGCGGCTTCACGACCGCCGATCCGGCCGGTGTCGAGGTGGCGGCGATCCGCGCCGCGCCTCCGGGCGCCTGCGCTGGGAAGGCCAGAAAGGCCCAGGAGGGCCGAGCGTTCGTTCCGGCCGGCCAGGTGTCGCTGGGCGAGGACGGTCCGGGGCGGCCGGGCAGGGCGGTGGCGGTCGAGGGCTTCTGGCTCGATCGCCACGAGGTGACCAACCGCCAGTTCGCCGCCTTCGTCGACGCCACCGGTTACGTCACCCAGGCCGAGCGGGACGGGGCCTCGGCGGTGTTCGTGCAGCCCGAGCATCTTGCGTCCGGCCTCGACGACGCGGCCCAGTGGTGGAAGCTGACGCCCCGCGCCAACTGGCGGCGGCCGCACGGCGGCGGGGCCGACGACCTGGCCCACGCCGACGAGCCGGTGGTGCATGTGGCCTATGCCGACGCGGTCGCCTACGCCCGCTGGGCCGGCGGTCGCCTGCCGACCGAAGCGCAGTGGGAGCGCGCCGCCCGGGGCGACCAGGCCGGTCCGCGCGCGCCCCAGGCCTGGGCCTATGACGATGACGGCAAGCCGACCGCCAACACCTGGCAGGGCGACTTCCCCCTGGCCCAGAGCAACGAGGACCACTTCACCGGCGTGGCGCCCGTCGGCTGTTTCTCGCCCAACGCCTTCGGCCTGTCGGACATGATCGGCAACGTCTGGGAGTGGACGGCCAGCCCGGCCGGGACCTCGGGCGTCGAGCGCCTGATCAAGGGCGGCTCGTTCCTCTGCGCCTTCAACTACTGCGCCAACTTCCGCCCCGCCGCCTGGCAGGCGCAGGAGGAGGGCATCGGGACCTCGCACGTGGGGTTCCGGGTGGCTTACGAAACGCCCTCTCTCTGA
- a CDS encoding glycoside hydrolase family 43 protein has protein sequence MTVDHSRRAMALGAAALALAPAAARAEPTLRLPNMPLHDPFMVADKKAGLYRLYTSNIARLSGTPGLGTMMYVSRDLATWENPRCVFQAPRDAWFKGGAWAPEVHQWRGRWFLFATFHDEAARLPPVGKRQPYRRGTILAVADSPEGPFTVVRDGEPVAPKELMTLDGTLYVAPDGKPWYVYSREWLQVGDGAIEALPLTDELAAAGPPRTLFTASQAPWSDGKKQPEGDLAYVTDGPQLFTSKTGQLLMLWSSYDKDGYVQSQARSTSGAIEGPWEQLPPLVRHDSGHGMLFTRFDGQLMMVVHRPFKNARGKLYEMRDVGDRLEIVKQRIDLDGDPNPLPLSQREGVS, from the coding sequence ATGACCGTCGACCACTCACGGCGGGCCATGGCCCTGGGGGCCGCCGCCCTGGCGCTCGCGCCCGCCGCCGCCCGCGCCGAACCCACGCTGCGCCTGCCCAACATGCCGCTGCACGACCCGTTCATGGTCGCCGACAAGAAGGCCGGGCTGTATCGGCTCTATACATCGAACATCGCCCGGCTCAGCGGGACGCCCGGCCTGGGCACGATGATGTACGTCAGCCGTGACCTGGCGACCTGGGAAAACCCGCGCTGCGTATTCCAGGCCCCGCGCGACGCCTGGTTCAAGGGCGGGGCCTGGGCGCCGGAAGTCCATCAATGGCGGGGTCGCTGGTTCCTGTTCGCCACCTTCCACGACGAAGCCGCGCGCCTGCCGCCGGTGGGCAAGCGCCAGCCCTACCGGCGCGGCACGATCCTGGCCGTCGCCGACAGTCCCGAAGGTCCCTTCACCGTCGTCCGCGACGGCGAGCCGGTCGCGCCGAAGGAGCTGATGACCCTTGACGGCACCCTCTACGTCGCCCCGGACGGCAAGCCCTGGTACGTCTATTCGCGCGAGTGGCTGCAGGTCGGCGACGGGGCGATCGAGGCCCTGCCCCTGACCGACGAACTGGCCGCCGCCGGCCCGCCCCGCACGCTGTTCACCGCCAGCCAGGCGCCGTGGTCCGACGGCAAGAAGCAGCCCGAGGGCGACCTGGCCTACGTCACCGACGGCCCGCAGTTGTTCACCAGCAAGACGGGCCAGTTGCTGATGCTGTGGTCCAGCTACGACAAGGACGGCTACGTACAGAGCCAGGCCCGCTCGACGAGCGGCGCGATCGAAGGGCCGTGGGAGCAGCTGCCGCCGCTGGTCCGCCACGACAGCGGCCACGGCATGCTGTTCACGCGCTTCGACGGCCAGTTGATGATGGTCGTCCACCGCCCCTTCAAGAACGCCCGCGGCAAGCTCTACGAGATGCGCGACGTGGGGGACCGGCTGGAGATCGTCAAGCAGCGCATCGACCTGGACGGAGATCCCAACCCTCTCCCTCTCTCTCAGAGAGAGGGCGTTTCGTAA
- a CDS encoding cation:proton antiporter, with product MTAAELSVVFFLQMFVIIAVSRLVGWLAKKYLGQPQVVGEMIAGVLLGPSLFGLLAPDVQHMLFPKDSKSVLYVGAQLGVGLYMFLVGLGFQADHFKSNAKSAAAVSLSGMAAPFLVAVALAPWLLNLGLFGKGIDTFQATLFMGAAISITAFPMLARIIHERGLSRTPLGTLSLSAGAIDDAGAWTVLAIVLATFGGGPAVAIKAIVGGLVFVTFMITLGPKLLAPLGRWAEREGKVTPNILGVVVMLFALCAWAMDAVGIHAVFGGFILGTVLPRGVLSREVKKQLEPFAVVLLLPMFFTFSGLHTQLTMVNSVSLVAVTLVILAGSILAKGGACWAAARLTGQDNATACGIGALMNARGLMELIIINIGLQKGIIGPALFSMLVLMAIITTLMASPLFEILYGKAARARGELGALDESEDDGSELARLPA from the coding sequence ATGACGGCGGCTGAGCTCAGCGTTGTCTTCTTTTTGCAGATGTTCGTGATCATCGCCGTCAGCCGGCTCGTCGGCTGGCTCGCGAAGAAGTATCTGGGCCAGCCTCAGGTGGTGGGCGAGATGATCGCCGGCGTGCTGCTGGGCCCGTCGCTGTTCGGCCTGCTGGCCCCCGACGTCCAGCACATGCTGTTCCCCAAGGACTCCAAGAGCGTGCTCTATGTCGGCGCCCAGCTGGGCGTGGGCCTCTACATGTTCCTGGTGGGCCTCGGCTTCCAGGCCGACCATTTCAAGAGCAACGCCAAGAGCGCGGCGGCCGTGTCGCTGTCGGGCATGGCCGCGCCGTTCCTGGTGGCCGTGGCCCTGGCCCCGTGGCTGCTGAACCTTGGCCTGTTCGGCAAGGGCATCGACACCTTCCAGGCCACGCTATTCATGGGCGCTGCGATCTCGATCACCGCCTTCCCGATGCTGGCCCGCATCATCCACGAGCGCGGCCTGTCCAGGACCCCGCTCGGCACGCTGTCGCTGTCGGCGGGCGCCATCGACGACGCCGGCGCCTGGACCGTGCTGGCCATCGTGCTGGCGACCTTCGGCGGCGGACCGGCCGTGGCGATCAAGGCCATCGTCGGCGGCCTGGTCTTCGTGACCTTCATGATCACCCTGGGCCCGAAACTGCTGGCCCCGCTGGGCCGCTGGGCCGAGCGCGAGGGCAAGGTCACGCCCAACATCCTCGGCGTCGTGGTCATGCTGTTCGCCCTGTGCGCCTGGGCGATGGACGCCGTGGGCATCCACGCGGTGTTCGGCGGCTTCATCCTGGGCACGGTGCTGCCGCGCGGCGTGCTGAGCCGCGAGGTCAAGAAGCAGCTGGAGCCGTTCGCGGTCGTGCTGCTGCTGCCGATGTTCTTCACCTTCTCGGGCCTGCACACCCAGCTGACCATGGTCAACAGCGTCAGCCTGGTCGCCGTGACCCTGGTGATCCTGGCCGGCTCGATCCTGGCCAAGGGCGGCGCCTGCTGGGCCGCCGCGCGCCTGACGGGTCAGGACAACGCCACCGCCTGCGGCATCGGCGCCCTGATGAACGCCCGCGGCCTGATGGAGCTGATCATCATCAACATCGGCCTGCAGAAGGGCATCATCGGCCCGGCGCTGTTCTCGATGCTGGTGCTGATGGCGATCATCACCACCCTGATGGCCTCGCCGCTGTTCGAGATCCTGTACGGCAAGGCCGCGCGGGCCCGCGGCGAACTGGGGGCCCTGGACGAGAGCGAGGACGACGGGTCGGAGCTGGCGAGGCTGCCGGCCTGA
- a CDS encoding acetyl/propionyl/methylcrotonyl-CoA carboxylase subunit alpha, producing the protein MIESVLIANRGEIARRIIRTAREMGVRTIAVHSEADSHAPFVMEADMAILIGGSPARESYLDPAKILAAARQTGAEAIHPGYGFLSENADFAQAVTDAGLVWIGPPPSAIRAMGLKDAAKKVMIEAGVPTTPGYLGDDQSVERLAAEAGKIGFPVLIKAVAGGGGKGMRKVDRAEDFAEALGSCRREAAASFGDDRVLLEKWVTRPRHIEVQVFGDQFGDVVHLFERDCSLQRRHQKVIEEAPAPGMDEETRAAVCGAAVRAAQAVGYVGAGTVEFIADASEGLRADRIWFMEMNTRLQVEHPVTEMVTGQDLVEWQLRVASGEPLPLAQDEIELQGWAMEARLYAENPATGFLPSTGPLKHFRLPEGDVRVDSAVEEGGEVTPFYDPMIAKLIAHGVDREDAAHRLAEACKLVEVYPVKTNAAFLAACASHPDFVEGAIDTGFIAARLDELTERTFSDAPTLAAIGQRLETFMAADQPKADPWASAPSRLLGFRMGAPRAAMNLPLTIDGARTPLRVGLVTGAGDDWSWDITVEDGRPLDDVDVLPGVYGRDPLYVFEGGDVREFDFMPQVGGGAHGAASDGAILSPMPGKVVSVAVAAGQAVTKGQTLLVLEAMKMEHALAAPFDGVVGELSAVAGGQVAEGVVLARLEASV; encoded by the coding sequence TTGATCGAGTCGGTTCTGATCGCCAATCGCGGCGAGATCGCGCGCAGGATCATCCGCACCGCGCGCGAGATGGGCGTGCGCACGATCGCCGTCCACTCGGAGGCCGACAGCCACGCCCCCTTCGTGATGGAGGCCGACATGGCCATCCTGATCGGCGGCTCGCCGGCCCGTGAAAGCTATCTCGACCCGGCCAAGATCCTGGCCGCCGCGCGCCAGACCGGCGCCGAGGCGATCCACCCCGGCTACGGCTTTCTGTCGGAGAACGCCGACTTCGCCCAGGCCGTGACCGACGCAGGATTGGTCTGGATCGGTCCGCCGCCGTCGGCGATCCGCGCCATGGGCCTGAAGGACGCCGCCAAGAAGGTCATGATCGAGGCCGGCGTGCCGACCACGCCCGGCTATCTGGGCGACGACCAGTCGGTCGAGCGGCTGGCCGCCGAAGCCGGGAAGATCGGCTTCCCGGTGCTGATCAAGGCCGTGGCCGGCGGCGGCGGCAAGGGCATGCGCAAGGTCGACCGGGCCGAAGACTTCGCCGAGGCCCTGGGCTCGTGCCGCCGCGAGGCCGCCGCCAGCTTCGGCGACGACCGCGTGCTGCTGGAGAAGTGGGTCACCCGGCCGCGCCACATCGAGGTGCAGGTGTTCGGCGACCAGTTCGGCGACGTCGTCCACCTGTTCGAGCGCGACTGCTCGCTGCAGCGCCGGCATCAGAAGGTCATCGAGGAGGCGCCCGCCCCCGGCATGGACGAAGAGACGCGGGCGGCCGTCTGCGGCGCGGCGGTGCGGGCGGCCCAGGCCGTCGGCTATGTCGGCGCCGGCACGGTGGAGTTCATCGCCGACGCCAGCGAGGGCCTGCGCGCCGACCGCATCTGGTTCATGGAGATGAACACCCGCCTGCAGGTCGAGCACCCAGTCACCGAGATGGTCACCGGCCAGGACCTGGTCGAATGGCAGCTGCGCGTCGCCTCGGGTGAACCTTTGCCGCTGGCCCAGGACGAGATCGAGTTGCAGGGTTGGGCCATGGAGGCGCGCCTCTATGCCGAGAACCCCGCCACCGGCTTCCTGCCCTCGACCGGCCCGCTGAAGCACTTCCGCCTGCCCGAGGGCGACGTCCGCGTCGACAGCGCGGTGGAGGAGGGCGGCGAGGTCACGCCCTTCTACGATCCGATGATCGCCAAGCTGATCGCCCATGGCGTCGACCGCGAGGACGCGGCCCATCGCTTGGCCGAGGCCTGCAAGCTGGTCGAGGTCTATCCCGTCAAGACCAACGCCGCCTTCCTGGCCGCCTGCGCCAGCCATCCGGATTTCGTCGAGGGCGCGATCGACACCGGCTTCATCGCCGCGCGTCTCGACGAACTTACCGAGCGGACCTTCAGCGACGCCCCCACCCTGGCGGCGATCGGCCAGCGGCTCGAGACCTTCATGGCCGCCGACCAGCCCAAGGCCGACCCGTGGGCCAGCGCGCCCTCGCGCCTGCTGGGCTTCCGCATGGGCGCGCCGCGCGCGGCCATGAACCTGCCGCTGACGATCGACGGCGCCCGCACGCCGCTGCGGGTAGGCTTGGTGACCGGCGCCGGTGACGACTGGTCGTGGGACATCACCGTCGAGGACGGCCGACCGCTCGACGACGTCGACGTGCTGCCCGGCGTCTACGGCCGCGATCCGCTGTACGTGTTCGAGGGCGGCGACGTGCGCGAGTTCGATTTCATGCCGCAGGTCGGCGGCGGCGCCCATGGCGCGGCCTCGGACGGGGCGATCCTGTCGCCGATGCCGGGCAAGGTGGTGTCGGTCGCGGTCGCGGCCGGCCAGGCGGTGACCAAGGGCCAGACCCTGCTGGTGCTGGAGGCCATGAAGATGGAGCACGCCCTGGCCGCGCCGTTCGACGGCGTCGTCGGCGAGCTGTCGGCCGTGGCCGGCGGCCAGGTGGCCGAGGGCGTGGTGCTGGCGCGGCTGGAGGCGTCGGTCTGA
- a CDS encoding division plane positioning ATPase MipZ, which translates to MAETRVIVVGNEKGGAGKSTIAMHLMTSLLYGGARVAIMDLDLRQCTSMRFCENRAAWLAGNDVKLPMPQTFRLSDDDVALAAGSEAEQVAAFEKAFLAAREVADFVLIDTPGGDTQITRMAHGLADLIVTPMNDSFVDFDMLGHVDPVTMELQKPSLYSQTVWEARKARAMAGQRQPLDWVVLRNRLATTEARNRKRLEDRLTALAKRVGFRMGPGLRDRVIYRELFPFGLTIADLSTQVRPVPVSLQHLAARQELRALMHSLGLAAFSGETLLAAQ; encoded by the coding sequence ATGGCCGAAACGCGCGTGATCGTCGTCGGCAACGAAAAGGGCGGGGCCGGCAAGTCCACCATCGCTATGCACCTGATGACGTCGCTGCTGTACGGCGGCGCCCGGGTGGCGATCATGGACCTGGACCTGCGTCAGTGCACCAGCATGCGGTTCTGCGAGAACCGCGCGGCCTGGCTGGCCGGCAACGACGTCAAACTGCCGATGCCGCAGACCTTCCGTCTCAGCGACGACGACGTGGCCCTGGCCGCGGGATCCGAAGCCGAGCAGGTCGCCGCCTTCGAGAAGGCGTTCCTGGCCGCGCGCGAGGTCGCCGACTTCGTGCTGATCGACACCCCCGGCGGCGATACCCAGATCACGCGCATGGCCCACGGCCTGGCCGATCTGATCGTCACGCCGATGAACGACAGCTTCGTCGACTTCGACATGCTGGGCCACGTCGACCCGGTGACCATGGAGCTGCAGAAGCCCAGCCTCTATTCCCAGACGGTGTGGGAGGCCCGCAAGGCCCGCGCCATGGCCGGCCAGCGCCAGCCGCTGGACTGGGTGGTGCTGCGCAACCGCCTGGCCACTACCGAGGCCCGCAACCGCAAGCGCCTGGAAGACCGCCTGACGGCCCTGGCCAAGCGGGTCGGCTTCCGCATGGGCCCTGGCCTGCGCGACCGCGTGATCTATCGCGAGCTGTTCCCGTTCGGCCTGACCATCGCCGACCTATCGACCCAGGTGCGCCCGGTGCCGGTGTCGCTGCAGCATCTGGCCGCGCGCCAGGAGCTGCGGGCCCTGATGCACTCGCTTGGCCTGGCCGCGTTCTCGGGCGAAACTCTGCTCGCCGCCCAGTAA
- the panC gene encoding pantoate--beta-alanine ligase, translated as MTRIVRTVAELREQVRAWKDAGERVGLIPTMGALHDGHLSLVRLAQTKVARTVASVFVNPKQFAPHEDFDAYPRGEARDAELLDSVGCDLLFAPGPAEMYPQGFSTTINLTGVSEPLEGAARPQFFGGVATVVTKLLIQAQPDIAVFGEKDYQQLQVIRRVTRDLDLPVEIVGAPTARAQDGLALSSRNAYLSPEERAAAVALPNAMKAAIAAVQAGERVETAEAAGKAALAAAGFRQVDYFDFRDADDLSRLGPDALHGAKARLLAAAWLGKTRLIDNMDA; from the coding sequence ATGACCCGTATCGTCCGCACCGTCGCCGAATTGCGTGAGCAGGTCCGCGCCTGGAAGGACGCGGGCGAACGGGTGGGCCTGATCCCGACCATGGGCGCGCTGCACGACGGCCACCTGTCGCTGGTCCGCCTGGCCCAGACCAAGGTCGCGCGCACCGTCGCCAGCGTGTTCGTCAACCCCAAGCAGTTCGCCCCGCACGAGGACTTCGACGCCTATCCGCGCGGCGAGGCCCGCGACGCCGAGTTGCTGGACAGCGTCGGCTGCGACCTGCTGTTCGCCCCAGGCCCCGCCGAGATGTACCCGCAGGGCTTTTCGACCACGATCAACCTGACGGGCGTATCCGAACCGCTGGAGGGCGCGGCCCGCCCGCAGTTCTTCGGCGGCGTCGCCACCGTGGTCACCAAGCTGCTGATCCAGGCGCAGCCCGACATCGCCGTGTTCGGCGAGAAGGACTACCAGCAGCTCCAGGTCATCCGCCGCGTGACCCGCGACCTTGATCTGCCCGTCGAGATCGTCGGCGCCCCCACGGCGCGGGCGCAGGACGGCCTGGCCCTCTCCTCGCGCAACGCCTACCTGTCGCCCGAAGAGCGCGCCGCCGCCGTGGCCCTGCCGAACGCCATGAAGGCCGCCATCGCCGCCGTCCAGGCCGGCGAGCGCGTCGAGACGGCCGAGGCCGCCGGCAAGGCCGCGCTCGCGGCCGCCGGCTTCCGGCAGGTGGACTATTTCGATTTCCGCGACGCCGACGACCTGTCGCGCCTGGGTCCGGACGCCCTTCACGGCGCGAAGGCGCGCCTGCTGGCGGCCGCCTGGCTGGGCAAGACCCGCCTGATCGACAACATGGACGCCTGA
- a CDS encoding D-alanyl-D-alanine carboxypeptidase family protein, translating to MFAKLNSARRLLVAVGLAAASLVGVAAPTVASAQIPYLQLNAAEPKYAAIVIDANSGEVLYDKRADSPRYPASVTKVMTLYLTFEALSEGRLKLTDRVPISPRAAAQAPTKMGLRPGDSLSVDEAIRAMAVKSANDIATAMAEKLGGSESRFAALMTLRGQELGMRNTRFVNASGLPDSRQISTARDLAILSRATMRDFPQYYSYFSLKGFEFRGGYVRGHNRLLSSMEGFDGLKTGYTNASGYNLAGSAVRDGRRLIAVVLGGSSTAWRDNNMEDLLTTGFDVMRRRSHGERTSIAANLYEEDPAGPIMRPSSEEGDGDQAGLKIVLTDNPRPAPVKVSPTLKAAKDAAKPAPKAAPKKAKGEWSVQVGAFQSKSLANKQLGIVRDRFAKAVSDAEGAVVSAAGGAFRAQFQGMTAEAARAACSAITAKRQPCMVIAPR from the coding sequence ACTCCGCCCGTCGTCTCCTCGTCGCCGTCGGCCTCGCCGCGGCTTCGCTGGTCGGCGTCGCTGCTCCCACCGTCGCTTCGGCTCAGATCCCGTACCTGCAGCTGAACGCCGCCGAACCCAAGTACGCGGCCATCGTGATCGACGCCAACTCGGGCGAGGTGCTCTACGACAAGCGCGCCGACAGCCCGCGCTATCCGGCCTCGGTCACCAAGGTGATGACGCTGTACCTGACGTTCGAGGCGCTCAGCGAAGGCCGCCTCAAGCTGACCGACCGCGTGCCGATCTCGCCGCGCGCCGCCGCCCAGGCCCCGACCAAGATGGGCCTGCGTCCGGGCGACAGCCTCAGCGTCGACGAGGCGATCCGCGCCATGGCCGTGAAGTCGGCCAACGACATCGCCACCGCCATGGCCGAGAAGCTGGGCGGCAGCGAAAGCCGCTTCGCCGCCCTGATGACCCTGCGGGGCCAGGAGCTGGGCATGCGCAACACCCGCTTCGTCAACGCCTCGGGCCTGCCCGACAGCCGCCAGATCAGCACCGCCCGCGACCTGGCAATCCTGTCGCGCGCCACGATGCGCGACTTCCCGCAGTACTATTCCTACTTCAGCCTCAAGGGCTTCGAGTTCCGCGGCGGCTACGTCCGCGGCCACAACCGCCTGCTGTCGAGCATGGAAGGTTTCGACGGCCTGAAGACCGGCTACACCAATGCTTCCGGCTACAACCTCGCCGGCTCGGCTGTGCGCGACGGCCGCCGCCTGATCGCCGTGGTCCTGGGCGGCTCTTCGACCGCCTGGCGCGACAACAACATGGAAGACCTGCTGACCACCGGCTTCGACGTGATGCGTCGCCGCTCGCACGGCGAGCGCACCAGCATCGCCGCCAACCTGTACGAAGAGGATCCCGCCGGTCCGATCATGCGCCCCTCCTCGGAAGAGGGCGACGGCGACCAGGCCGGCCTGAAGATCGTGCTGACCGACAACCCGCGCCCCGCGCCGGTGAAGGTCTCGCCCACCCTCAAGGCCGCCAAGGACGCCGCCAAGCCCGCCCCGAAGGCCGCGCCCAAGAAGGCCAAGGGCGAGTGGAGCGTCCAGGTCGGCGCCTTCCAGTCCAAGAGCCTGGCCAACAAGCAGCTGGGCATCGTCCGCGACCGCTTCGCCAAGGCCGTGTCCGACGCCGAGGGCGCCGTGGTCAGCGCCGCCGGCGGCGCCTTCCGCGCCCAGTTCCAGGGCATGACCGCCGAAGCCGCCCGCGCGGCCTGCTCGGCGATCACCGCCAAGCGGCAGCCCTGCATGGTCATCGCCCCGCGCTGA
- a CDS encoding J domain-containing protein translates to MLFYLILGAVVVAWLLWGKRKPLLAGEGWRIGAGVMSAAAFAGAAYTGIRSQWPVAIALGVIGLWCATSARQRPVVRKVSEPAKAQLSASEARSILGVDAKAGPDEIQAAYARLIRLAHPDKGGTAGLAAQLNAARDRLLKGR, encoded by the coding sequence ATGCTCTTCTATCTGATCCTCGGCGCGGTGGTCGTCGCCTGGCTGCTGTGGGGCAAGCGCAAGCCGCTGCTGGCCGGCGAGGGCTGGCGCATCGGCGCGGGCGTCATGTCGGCCGCCGCCTTCGCGGGCGCGGCCTATACCGGCATCCGCAGCCAGTGGCCGGTGGCGATCGCCCTGGGCGTGATCGGCCTGTGGTGCGCCACCTCGGCCCGCCAGCGGCCGGTGGTCCGCAAGGTCTCCGAACCGGCCAAGGCTCAGCTGTCGGCCAGCGAGGCCCGCTCGATCCTGGGCGTCGACGCCAAGGCCGGCCCCGACGAGATCCAGGCCGCCTACGCCCGGCTGATCCGCCTGGCCCATCCCGACAAGGGCGGCACCGCCGGCCTCGCGGCGCAGCTCAACGCGGCCAGGGATCGGCTGCTGAAGGGGCGGTGA
- a CDS encoding DUF1489 family protein, which produces MALHMIKLVVGCDTIDDLVAWHKEGHPWVMHTRMTPKRIDEILDGGSLYRVFKGQVLCRQTILAIDTVGEGQNARCEVTVDPNLVRVAPQPRRAFQGWRYLKPEDAPPDLTEGEAADMPPELARQLRELGAW; this is translated from the coding sequence ATGGCTCTGCACATGATCAAGCTGGTCGTCGGCTGCGACACGATCGACGACCTCGTCGCCTGGCACAAGGAAGGTCATCCCTGGGTGATGCACACCCGGATGACGCCCAAGCGCATCGACGAGATTCTCGACGGCGGCTCGCTTTATCGCGTGTTCAAGGGCCAGGTGCTGTGCCGCCAGACCATCCTGGCCATCGACACGGTGGGCGAGGGGCAGAACGCCCGCTGCGAGGTGACGGTCGATCCGAACCTCGTGCGCGTCGCGCCCCAGCCGCGCCGGGCGTTTCAGGGCTGGCGCTATCTCAAGCCTGAGGACGCGCCGCCCGACCTGACCGAGGGCGAGGCCGCCGACATGCCGCCGGAGCTGGCTCGCCAGCTGCGGGAGCTGGGGGCCTGGTGA